Proteins from a genomic interval of Streptococcus sp. D7B5:
- a CDS encoding metal ABC transporter permease: MIVEFIDGLQHFHFLQNALITAIVIGVVAGAVGCFIILRGMSLMGDAISHAVLPGVALSFILGIDFFIGAIIFGLMASIIITYIKGNSIIKSDTAIGITFSSFLALGVILISVAKSSTDLFHILFGNILAVQDTDMWITIGVGALILLIIGIFFKQLLITSFDELLAKAMGMPVNFYHYLLMVLLTLVSVTAMQSVGTILIVAMLITPAATAYLYANSLKSMIFLSSTLGATASVLGLFIGYSFNLAAGSSIVLTSASFFLISFFISPKQRYLKLKNKKINK; the protein is encoded by the coding sequence ATGATAGTAGAATTTATCGATGGATTGCAACATTTCCATTTCCTACAAAATGCCCTGATAACAGCTATAGTCATCGGGGTGGTTGCTGGAGCCGTGGGATGTTTTATCATCTTACGTGGAATGTCTCTCATGGGGGATGCCATCTCTCACGCAGTTTTGCCCGGCGTAGCCCTTTCCTTTATCTTGGGAATTGATTTCTTTATCGGAGCGATCATCTTTGGCTTGATGGCTTCCATCATCATTACCTACATCAAGGGCAACTCTATCATCAAGAGTGACACTGCCATTGGTATTACCTTTTCATCTTTCTTAGCCTTAGGTGTCATCTTGATTAGTGTTGCCAAGAGTTCGACAGACCTCTTCCATATCCTTTTTGGGAATATCCTCGCTGTCCAAGATACGGACATGTGGATCACCATTGGTGTGGGGGCATTGATTCTCTTGATTATCGGGATTTTCTTTAAACAACTATTGATTACATCCTTTGACGAACTCCTGGCTAAAGCCATGGGAATGCCCGTCAATTTCTACCACTATCTGCTCATGGTACTCTTGACCCTTGTGTCAGTCACTGCCATGCAAAGTGTTGGAACGATTCTTATCGTGGCCATGTTGATCACCCCAGCTGCGACGGCTTACCTTTATGCTAATAGCCTAAAGAGCATGATTTTTCTTTCATCAACCCTAGGGGCAACCGCTTCTGTTTTGGGACTCTTTATCGGCTATAGCTTCAACCTCGCAGCAGGATCCAGCATCGTGCTCACATCTGCCAGCTTCTTTTTAATCAGTTTCTTTATCTCTCCAAAGCAACGATACTTGAAACTAAAAAATAAAAAAATCAATAAATAA
- a CDS encoding metal ABC transporter ATP-binding protein, translating to MIRIENLSVSYKETLALKDISLVLQGPTITGIIGPNGAGKSTLLKSMLGIIPHEGQAFLDDKEVKKSLHRVAYVEQKIHIDYNFPIKVKECVSLGLYPSIPLFHTLKASHWKKVADALEIVGLSDYADRQISQLSGGQFQRVLIARCLVQEADYIFLDEPFVGIDSISEEIIMNTLRDLKKAGKTVLIVHHDLSKVPHYFDQVMLLNRELVAIGSTEETFTEVNLKKAYGSKLFFNGGDL from the coding sequence ATGATACGTATCGAAAACCTCAGTGTCTCCTACAAAGAAACGTTGGCACTAAAGGATATTTCACTAGTGCTCCAAGGACCAACGATTACCGGAATTATTGGTCCAAACGGTGCTGGAAAATCAACTTTATTAAAAAGTATGTTGGGAATTATCCCACACGAAGGTCAGGCCTTTCTCGATGACAAAGAAGTCAAGAAATCTTTACATCGAGTTGCCTATGTCGAGCAAAAAATCCATATCGACTACAATTTCCCTATCAAGGTCAAGGAATGTGTCTCACTGGGACTCTATCCATCTATCCCGCTCTTCCACACTTTAAAGGCCAGCCACTGGAAAAAAGTGGCGGATGCACTTGAAATCGTTGGACTCTCAGACTATGCTGATCGCCAAATCAGTCAGCTCTCTGGAGGACAATTCCAACGTGTTTTGATTGCCCGCTGCTTAGTGCAGGAAGCTGACTACATCTTTTTAGATGAGCCTTTTGTCGGGATTGACTCGATCAGTGAAGAGATTATCATGAATACACTGAGAGACCTTAAAAAAGCTGGTAAAACAGTTCTCATCGTCCATCATGACCTCAGCAAAGTCCCTCATTATTTCGACCAAGTTATGCTTCTCAATCGAGAATTGGTTGCTATTGGTTCAACTGAAGAAACCTTTACCGAAGTCAATCTCAAAAAAGCTTATGGTAGTAAGCTCTTCTTTAATGGAGGTGACCTATGA